One genomic window of Pseudoxanthomonas sp. includes the following:
- a CDS encoding isovaleryl-CoA dehydrogenase, translating into MTLKSLNFDLGPDIDSLREAVHAFSLREIAQLAAQTDRDNAFPNALWPRLGELGVLGLTVEEEYGGTSLGYLAHTVAMEEISRASASIGLSYGAHSNLCVNQLRKNGTPEQKARYLPKLVSGEHIGALAMSEPGAGSDVVSMKLRADKRGDHYLLNGNKMWITNGPDAQTLIVYAKTDVSAGSKGITAFIIEKDFPGFSTAQKLDKLGMRGSNTCELVFQDCEVPAENVLGSVGSGVKVLMSGLDYERVVLSGGPLGIMAACLDLVLPYVHERRQFGQSIGEFQLMQAKLADMYVGFNACRAYVYAVAKACDRGETTRKDAAGAILYSAEKATWMAGQAIQALGGNGYINEFPAGRLWRDAKLYEIGAGTSEIRRMLIGRELFSETR; encoded by the coding sequence ATGACCTTGAAATCGCTCAACTTCGACCTGGGTCCTGACATCGACAGCCTGCGCGAGGCCGTCCACGCCTTCTCCCTGCGCGAAATCGCCCAACTCGCTGCGCAGACCGACCGCGACAATGCATTTCCCAACGCTCTCTGGCCCCGGCTAGGGGAGCTAGGTGTCCTTGGACTCACGGTCGAGGAGGAATATGGCGGCACTTCGCTGGGCTACCTCGCGCATACGGTGGCCATGGAGGAAATCTCACGCGCCTCGGCCTCGATCGGGCTTTCCTACGGTGCGCATTCGAACCTGTGCGTCAACCAGTTGCGCAAGAACGGCACTCCCGAACAGAAAGCCAGGTACCTGCCCAAGCTCGTGAGTGGCGAGCACATCGGCGCCCTGGCGATGAGCGAACCGGGCGCTGGATCGGACGTGGTCAGCATGAAACTGCGGGCCGACAAGCGCGGCGATCACTACCTGCTCAACGGCAACAAGATGTGGATCACCAACGGCCCGGACGCGCAGACGCTGATCGTCTACGCCAAAACCGATGTCTCGGCCGGATCCAAGGGCATCACTGCTTTCATCATTGAAAAGGACTTCCCCGGATTCAGCACTGCACAGAAGCTGGACAAGCTGGGCATGCGCGGCTCGAACACCTGCGAGCTGGTGTTCCAGGACTGCGAAGTCCCCGCAGAAAACGTGCTGGGCAGCGTCGGCAGCGGCGTCAAGGTCCTGATGTCCGGCCTGGATTACGAACGCGTCGTCCTGTCCGGTGGTCCGCTGGGCATCATGGCGGCCTGTCTTGACCTGGTGTTGCCCTACGTCCACGAACGCAGGCAGTTCGGCCAATCCATTGGCGAATTCCAGTTGATGCAGGCCAAGCTGGCCGATATGTACGTCGGTTTCAACGCCTGCCGTGCCTACGTTTATGCAGTGGCCAAGGCTTGCGACCGTGGCGAGACCACGCGCAAGGATGCCGCCGGCGCGATCCTGTACAGCGCCGAGAAGGCCACCTGGATGGCAGGCCAGGCGATCCAGGCCCTGGGCGGCAACGGCTACATCAACGAGTTCCCCGCTGGACGATTGTGGCGCGATG
- a CDS encoding enoyl-CoA hydratase/isomerase family protein produces the protein MTHVETSVEDGIATLSLSNPGRKNALSPIMRMELDQTLDRLGQDPQVRALMLVGAGTDFCSGGDISAMSSMADSDAERFRARMLDQHRTYRKLLEFDRPVIAAVDGVAFGAGFSLAMAADLVIASTRARFCLSFAKVGLVPDLGILYTLPRLIGMARARELIYSARELDAAQARDLGLVLEVTGAQDLMSRATQYARSMAGTSPVAFSLTKMLLARSYEMDLGTLLHAEASAQGIAFTSAHAQEAIGRFMRREPGQFQWPDSAPPDGDATSAN, from the coding sequence ATGACCCATGTAGAGACGAGCGTAGAAGACGGCATCGCCACGCTCAGTCTGTCCAACCCGGGCCGCAAGAACGCCCTCAGTCCGATCATGCGGATGGAACTGGATCAGACGCTTGATCGGCTGGGCCAGGACCCGCAGGTACGCGCCTTGATGCTTGTGGGGGCAGGCACCGATTTCTGCTCCGGCGGCGACATCTCTGCCATGTCGTCGATGGCCGACAGCGATGCGGAACGTTTCAGGGCGCGGATGCTCGACCAGCATCGCACCTACCGGAAACTGCTGGAGTTCGATCGCCCAGTCATCGCCGCCGTCGACGGTGTCGCCTTCGGTGCGGGATTCAGCCTGGCCATGGCGGCCGACTTGGTGATCGCATCTACGCGCGCGCGGTTCTGCCTGTCCTTTGCCAAGGTCGGTCTGGTGCCTGATCTCGGGATTTTGTACACGCTGCCCAGGCTGATCGGCATGGCGCGCGCCCGTGAGCTCATCTATTCGGCCAGGGAACTGGACGCTGCCCAGGCGCGCGATCTTGGACTTGTCCTCGAAGTCACCGGCGCGCAGGACCTGATGTCCAGAGCGACGCAGTACGCCCGTTCCATGGCCGGCACATCACCCGTGGCGTTTTCCCTAACCAAGATGCTGCTGGCACGCAGTTACGAAATGGATCTGGGCACCCTGCTGCACGCCGAAGCCAGCGCTCAAGGCATTGCCTTCACCTCGGCCCACGCCCAGGAAGCCATCGGTCGCTTCATGCGCCGAGAGCCGGGCCAGTTCCAGTGGCCGGACAGTGCGCCCCCGGACGGGGACGCAACAAGCGCGAATTGA
- a CDS encoding AraC family transcriptional regulator, with translation MNAFTAAGAMTQLSPAHLAQGPAPLHRRQAMWIHPERLVYVGLVGQPSPRTLGSYTLYLSLDRPHRLLMDGTEHTAWLSVVPPYACHQLSSDRGTICALLIEPESVDLGHALAFMRMCDQAEDVPDALRRSVDCFIESPGYGFGDTQKFDNFFFGQCLAERKVDPRIHHVLRAVQDRPEGQISAADCAARIHLSVSRFLHLFKSEIGISFRHYRAWKRARSILRCVTQQANMVDIALDAGYPDSSHFSHSMRRYYGLSPRSIFMGSRKLTLLDGAAATV, from the coding sequence ATGAATGCTTTCACCGCTGCAGGTGCCATGACCCAGCTCTCACCGGCGCATCTTGCCCAGGGTCCGGCACCGCTTCACCGGCGACAGGCCATGTGGATTCACCCCGAGCGACTGGTCTATGTGGGGCTGGTCGGGCAACCCTCGCCCCGCACGCTGGGGTCCTACACGCTCTATCTGTCTCTTGATCGTCCGCATCGCCTCTTGATGGACGGGACCGAGCACACTGCCTGGCTATCGGTGGTGCCCCCTTACGCCTGCCACCAGCTGTCCTCCGACAGGGGCACGATCTGTGCGCTCCTGATCGAGCCGGAATCGGTAGATCTGGGACACGCATTGGCCTTCATGCGGATGTGCGACCAGGCAGAGGATGTTCCTGACGCGCTGCGCCGTTCGGTTGACTGTTTCATCGAAAGTCCAGGCTATGGTTTTGGCGACACCCAGAAGTTCGACAACTTCTTCTTCGGCCAATGCCTTGCCGAGCGCAAGGTCGATCCACGTATCCACCACGTTCTCAGGGCGGTGCAGGATCGTCCCGAAGGCCAGATTTCCGCGGCCGACTGCGCCGCGCGCATTCACTTGTCGGTCTCGCGGTTCCTGCATCTGTTCAAATCGGAGATCGGCATCTCCTTTCGTCACTACCGCGCCTGGAAACGCGCACGCAGCATCCTGCGTTGCGTGACCCAGCAGGCCAACATGGTCGATATCGCGTTGGATGCCGGATATCCGGATTCCTCGCATTTCAGCCATTCGATGCGTCGTTACTACGGGCTGTCACCGCGCTCGATCTTCATGGGCAGCCGCAAGCTGACCCTGCTGGATGGGGCCGCCGCCACGGTCTAG
- a CDS encoding TetR/AcrR family transcriptional regulator yields the protein MSYKKRPPADVRTPVKHARILRRAQVKAEATAPLSAAALADKSPTRRTQEQRRLEAEARLLDAALLLVARKGWAGMTLAEVGTAAGYSRSLVAHHFGSKPKLLQALAMHIGRNFIASFGQRLESSEGLPAIAQFIEAYLGRSHAEWTNTRALLILMAEGTTDDSEAGANLAAYNERSIKYLRRLFDIGIQNGDVRADIDSKAAATLLLGSLRGVMLQSFQQKTIVDLPRLRNEVVTMFLRYAASRPAEALVQYQCGWGGADTPPGAGAAK from the coding sequence ATGAGTTACAAGAAACGTCCTCCTGCTGACGTCCGAACGCCCGTCAAACATGCCAGGATCCTGCGTCGGGCACAGGTCAAGGCTGAGGCAACGGCGCCGCTTTCGGCCGCGGCGCTGGCCGACAAGTCGCCGACCCGCCGGACCCAAGAACAACGCCGGTTGGAAGCCGAGGCACGCCTGCTGGACGCCGCGTTGTTACTGGTTGCGCGCAAGGGTTGGGCGGGGATGACACTGGCTGAAGTGGGAACGGCGGCGGGCTACAGTCGTAGCCTGGTCGCACACCATTTCGGCAGCAAGCCCAAGTTGCTGCAGGCGCTGGCCATGCATATCGGACGCAATTTCATCGCCTCGTTCGGCCAGCGGCTAGAGAGCAGCGAAGGGCTGCCTGCCATCGCGCAATTCATCGAGGCCTACCTGGGGCGGAGCCACGCCGAATGGACCAACACGCGTGCGCTGCTGATCCTGATGGCAGAGGGCACCACTGACGATTCCGAAGCTGGCGCCAACCTGGCCGCCTACAACGAGCGCTCGATCAAGTACTTGCGGCGGCTGTTTGACATCGGCATCCAGAACGGCGATGTGCGTGCCGACATCGATTCCAAGGCCGCCGCGACGTTGCTGCTTGGCTCGCTGCGCGGCGTCATGCTGCAGAGCTTCCAGCAGAAGACCATCGTGGACCTTCCACGTCTGCGCAATGAGGTGGTGACGATGTTCCTGCGCTATGCGGCGAGCCGCCCCGCGGAAGCGCTGGTGCAATACCAGTGTGGGTGGGGCGGGGCGGACACCCCGCCGGGCGCAGGGGCCGCGAAATGA
- a CDS encoding acyl-CoA dehydrogenase family protein: MFSSEHVALQDSVRQFIAREIEPNIDAWEEAEIFPAHELFKKLGDAGFLGVNKPTEFGGMGLDYSYEIAFCEAIGNVSASGIGMAISVQTDMATPALTRHGSDELKEVFLKPTIAGDSVVCLGVSEAGAGSDVASIKTRAVKDGDDYVINGSKMWITNGMQADWMCLLANTGGEDIHRNKSLICVPLRENGKLRPGITTQKIRKVGMWLSDTAQVFFDDVRVPQRYLIGEEGKGFTYQMEQFQEERLSGATRRLAAMTNVINQTIDYTRQRKVFGGSVLDNQVVHFRMAELKTEVELLRSLVYRAAQLHMEGQDMTEFASMAKLKAGRLCREVTDSCLQYWGGMGYTWDNPVSRAWRDLRLVSIGGGADEVLLNIICKKMGILPKRPGRP, translated from the coding sequence ATGTTTTCTTCCGAGCACGTCGCATTGCAGGACAGCGTTCGCCAGTTCATCGCCCGCGAAATCGAGCCCAATATCGACGCATGGGAGGAAGCTGAGATTTTCCCTGCGCATGAACTCTTCAAGAAGCTCGGCGACGCTGGGTTTCTGGGCGTCAACAAGCCGACCGAGTTTGGCGGCATGGGCCTGGACTACAGCTACGAGATCGCCTTCTGCGAAGCCATCGGCAACGTCAGCGCCAGCGGCATCGGCATGGCCATTTCGGTCCAGACCGACATGGCCACTCCGGCGCTGACCCGGCACGGCAGCGATGAATTGAAGGAGGTGTTCCTGAAACCAACGATTGCCGGGGATTCGGTCGTCTGCCTGGGGGTTTCTGAAGCCGGGGCCGGGTCGGACGTCGCCTCGATCAAGACGCGTGCGGTGAAGGATGGTGACGATTACGTCATCAATGGTTCCAAGATGTGGATCACCAACGGCATGCAGGCCGACTGGATGTGCCTGCTGGCCAATACCGGCGGCGAGGACATCCACCGCAACAAGTCGCTGATCTGCGTCCCACTGCGCGAGAACGGAAAACTGCGGCCTGGCATCACCACACAGAAGATCCGCAAGGTGGGCATGTGGCTCTCCGACACGGCGCAGGTCTTCTTCGATGATGTGCGCGTTCCACAGCGCTATCTCATCGGCGAAGAGGGCAAGGGCTTCACCTATCAGATGGAACAGTTTCAGGAAGAGCGGCTCAGTGGTGCCACCCGCAGGCTGGCCGCGATGACCAACGTCATCAACCAGACCATCGACTACACCCGTCAGCGCAAGGTGTTCGGTGGATCGGTGCTGGACAATCAGGTCGTTCACTTCCGCATGGCCGAACTGAAGACCGAGGTGGAGCTGCTGCGCTCGCTGGTCTACCGGGCAGCCCAACTGCACATGGAAGGCCAGGACATGACCGAGTTCGCCTCCATGGCCAAACTCAAGGCCGGACGCCTGTGCCGCGAGGTGACCGACTCCTGCCTGCAGTACTGGGGTGGCATGGGATATACCTGGGACAACCCGGTGTCGCGCGCATGGCGCGACCTGCGACTCGTGTCCATCGGCGGCGGCGCCGACGAAGTATTGCTCAACATCATCTGCAAGAAGATGGGCATCCTGCCCAAGCGTCCAGGGCGACCCTGA
- a CDS encoding acetyl-CoA carboxylase biotin carboxylase subunit, whose translation MNTPRSTPVHSTTVIPAALLSTPFSKILIANRGEIALRVIRTARRMGYRTVAVHSTVDAGERHVREADQAVCIGEAAPAASYLNVAAIIDAAKRSGADAVHPGYGFLAENAAFAQACRDAGLVFIGPSPDAITSMGDKAGAKDIMGSAGVPCVPGYQGPDQSDARMLAEAKGIGFPVMIKATAGGGGRGMRLVGSVDEFADLLRSARSEAQNAFGDGHVILERAVVKPRHIEIQILADRYGNAIHLGERDCSVQRRHQKVIEEAPSPAIDEATRQAMGTTAVTAVKAIGYEGAGTLEFLLDGDGDFYFMEMNTRLQVEHPVTEFVSQLDLVELQLRVAAGEPLPLSQSEVVSDGHSIEVRLCAEDPENGFMPCNGTMLRWQMPSTLRVEDSLFPGAVVSPFYDSMVAKLVSHGRTREEARRKLVTGLEAAVALGLTTNQAFLLRCLEHPVFAAGGATTAFIADHLDQLLEVDAAVVERSLALGALLLARDEAGSAPATSPSLWAPRAAVLAFEHAGLQRTASINPDDGKTWRVDMGEQAFSVNIIATTQDRVRFSCDGLAESASYWRDGDVLLLQQLGRVVQLIDRTRAATSSQDEKPAGDKLRAAISGRVVDVLIKAGDAVTKGQPMLTVEAMKMEYVHHAPATGVLSAVHVSVGEQVTSGSLLAELEIESLPPG comes from the coding sequence ATGAACACGCCACGTTCGACGCCTGTCCATTCGACGACCGTGATTCCCGCGGCCCTCCTGTCGACTCCTTTCAGCAAGATCCTGATCGCCAATCGCGGAGAGATCGCGCTACGCGTGATCCGGACCGCGCGCCGCATGGGTTACCGCACGGTCGCGGTGCATTCGACCGTGGATGCGGGCGAACGACATGTGCGCGAAGCCGACCAGGCGGTGTGCATCGGCGAGGCTGCGCCGGCAGCGTCTTATCTCAACGTGGCTGCGATCATCGACGCGGCCAAACGCAGCGGCGCCGATGCAGTGCACCCCGGCTATGGATTCCTCGCCGAGAACGCTGCATTCGCGCAGGCCTGCAGGGACGCCGGACTGGTGTTCATCGGGCCTTCGCCCGATGCGATTACCTCCATGGGCGACAAGGCCGGCGCCAAGGACATCATGGGATCGGCGGGCGTGCCGTGCGTCCCGGGTTACCAAGGCCCGGACCAATCCGATGCACGCATGCTGGCCGAGGCCAAGGGCATCGGTTTTCCGGTCATGATCAAAGCGACCGCGGGCGGCGGCGGACGCGGCATGCGCCTGGTGGGCTCTGTCGACGAGTTCGCCGACCTGCTGCGCAGCGCGCGTTCTGAAGCACAGAACGCTTTTGGCGATGGCCACGTGATTCTCGAACGCGCCGTGGTCAAGCCGCGCCACATCGAGATCCAAATCCTCGCCGACCGCTATGGCAACGCCATCCATCTCGGCGAGCGCGATTGCTCGGTCCAACGCAGGCACCAGAAAGTCATCGAAGAAGCGCCCTCGCCCGCGATCGACGAAGCCACCCGCCAGGCCATGGGGACAACAGCCGTCACCGCGGTCAAGGCGATCGGCTACGAAGGGGCCGGCACGCTCGAATTCCTGCTGGATGGCGACGGCGATTTCTATTTCATGGAAATGAATACCCGGTTGCAGGTCGAACATCCGGTTACCGAATTCGTCAGCCAGCTGGATCTGGTGGAGCTGCAGCTGCGTGTCGCTGCAGGCGAACCCCTGCCGCTGTCGCAGTCAGAGGTTGTCAGCGATGGCCATTCCATCGAGGTCCGGCTCTGCGCCGAGGACCCGGAGAACGGCTTCATGCCGTGCAACGGCACCATGCTGCGCTGGCAGATGCCATCGACCCTGCGCGTGGAGGATTCGTTGTTCCCGGGGGCGGTGGTATCACCGTTCTACGATTCAATGGTGGCCAAGCTGGTCAGCCACGGTCGTACCCGCGAAGAAGCCCGTCGCAAACTCGTTACTGGCCTGGAGGCAGCCGTTGCATTGGGCCTCACCACCAACCAGGCATTCCTCCTGCGCTGCCTGGAACACCCTGTGTTTGCCGCAGGGGGGGCCACCACCGCGTTCATTGCCGACCACCTGGACCAACTGCTCGAAGTCGATGCCGCGGTCGTCGAGCGCAGCCTCGCCCTGGGCGCCCTGCTCTTGGCCCGCGATGAAGCCGGGTCTGCGCCAGCGACGTCGCCAAGTTTATGGGCGCCGCGCGCTGCAGTGCTCGCGTTCGAGCATGCCGGCCTGCAGCGCACCGCCTCCATCAATCCCGACGATGGCAAGACCTGGCGTGTGGACATGGGGGAACAGGCCTTCAGCGTGAACATCATCGCCACGACCCAGGACCGCGTGCGCTTCAGCTGCGATGGTCTTGCCGAAAGTGCCAGCTACTGGCGCGATGGCGATGTGCTGTTGTTGCAGCAGCTTGGACGGGTGGTGCAGCTGATCGACAGGACCCGAGCGGCCACCAGCTCGCAGGACGAAAAGCCCGCCGGAGACAAGTTGCGTGCCGCGATCAGCGGGCGGGTAGTCGACGTGTTGATCAAGGCAGGTGACGCAGTCACCAAGGGGCAGCCCATGCTCACTGTCGAGGCGATGAAGATGGAGTACGTCCACCATGCCCCCGCAACCGGGGTGCTGAGCGCGGTGCACGTTAGCGTGGGCGAGCAGGTCACCTCGGGCAGCCTGTTGGCCGAACTGGAGATCGAAAGCCTGCCTCCCGGATGA
- a CDS encoding carboxyl transferase domain-containing protein, protein MAIIESNVSPSSQAFQANRDEMLRLLGRVREYEHRSSTTSGKSKAKFDERGQLLPRERLAVLLDRGTPYLELSALAGLGLDKPDLADSVPGGGIIGGIGFVSGVRCMIMVTDSGIGAGALQPMGLNKVLRMQEIALENKLPYLQLVESAGANLMAYRVEEFVAGGNQFRNMSRLSAAGLPIVTVTHGSSTAGGAYRTGLSDYTVMVRGRTRAFLAGPPLLKAATGEIATEEELGGAVMHTSVSGLGDYLAEDDRDAIRIVRELMANMDWNRGEVPQPRTFEPPCYDGEEFLGLMPTDHRRPVDMREIIARLADGSRFLEFGANYGPATVTGHFTLHGHPVGVITNNGPLDPNGAAKATHFIQACCQSGTPLLYMHNTTGFLVGREYEQAGSIKHGAKMLQAVANASVPQVTLYCGASFGAGNYAMCGRGLHPRFCFSWPNAKTAVMGGEQAAKTMSIVAEAGMRRKGEVDRDKLDAMERRIIEHYASQLDVFTTSAHLLDDGVIDPRDTRALLGEVFAICREASSRQTHPIQFGVGRP, encoded by the coding sequence ATGGCCATCATTGAATCGAACGTCTCCCCGTCCAGCCAGGCCTTCCAGGCCAATCGCGACGAGATGCTGAGGCTGCTGGGCCGCGTTCGCGAATACGAGCACAGGAGCTCGACGACCTCGGGCAAGTCGAAAGCCAAGTTTGACGAACGTGGTCAGCTGTTACCACGCGAACGGCTTGCCGTCTTACTTGATCGCGGCACGCCGTATCTCGAACTCAGCGCACTCGCCGGACTAGGCCTGGACAAACCCGATCTGGCGGACAGCGTGCCAGGCGGCGGAATCATCGGTGGCATCGGCTTCGTGTCCGGCGTGCGCTGCATGATCATGGTGACCGATTCAGGCATCGGCGCCGGCGCCCTGCAACCAATGGGCCTGAACAAGGTCCTGCGCATGCAGGAAATCGCGCTGGAAAACAAACTGCCCTACCTGCAGCTGGTGGAGAGCGCAGGCGCGAACCTGATGGCCTATCGCGTCGAGGAATTCGTGGCCGGAGGCAATCAGTTCCGCAACATGTCCCGGCTCTCGGCCGCCGGCCTTCCCATCGTGACGGTGACCCATGGATCATCCACCGCCGGCGGCGCCTATCGCACCGGCCTGTCCGACTACACGGTGATGGTGCGGGGCCGCACGCGCGCGTTCCTCGCCGGCCCACCCCTGCTGAAGGCGGCCACGGGTGAAATCGCCACCGAAGAAGAACTCGGCGGTGCCGTCATGCACACCAGTGTCTCCGGCCTGGGCGATTATCTGGCCGAGGACGACCGCGACGCCATCCGCATCGTGCGCGAGCTGATGGCCAACATGGACTGGAATCGCGGCGAGGTGCCGCAGCCACGCACGTTCGAACCTCCGTGTTATGACGGCGAGGAATTCCTTGGGCTGATGCCCACCGACCACCGTCGCCCTGTGGACATGCGCGAAATCATCGCGCGGCTTGCCGATGGCTCGCGCTTCCTGGAATTCGGAGCGAACTACGGCCCGGCCACCGTCACCGGGCACTTCACCCTGCACGGCCATCCGGTGGGCGTGATCACCAACAATGGCCCGCTTGATCCCAACGGCGCCGCCAAGGCCACCCATTTCATCCAGGCGTGCTGCCAGTCCGGTACGCCATTGCTGTACATGCACAACACCACCGGCTTTCTGGTCGGCCGCGAATACGAGCAGGCCGGCAGCATCAAGCACGGCGCGAAGATGCTGCAGGCCGTCGCCAATGCCAGCGTTCCCCAGGTCACGCTCTACTGTGGCGCGTCCTTCGGCGCAGGCAATTACGCCATGTGCGGCCGGGGACTGCATCCCCGGTTCTGCTTTTCCTGGCCCAATGCCAAGACCGCCGTCATGGGCGGCGAGCAGGCCGCAAAGACCATGAGCATCGTCGCCGAGGCCGGAATGCGCCGGAAAGGCGAAGTGGACAGGGACAAGCTCGATGCGATGGAGCGACGCATCATCGAGCACTATGCATCCCAGCTGGATGTGTTCACGACCAGCGCCCATCTGCTGGATGACGGCGTCATCGATCCGCGCGATACCCGCGCCCTGCTTGGCGAGGTCTTCGCCATCTGTCGCGAGGCTTCGTCCCGCCAGACACACCCGATCCAGTTCGGTGTTGGCCGCCCATGA
- a CDS encoding amidohydrolase family protein: MVETALEPDLPIIDAHHHVWVGEPFGHFELYDPEWLYADLQTSGHNVVKTLYVDSHSGYREDGPEALRVVGETEFADDIANEAVRRGGKSAGACATIVASADLMLGTAVGEVLDAHLATSPRFRGIRHMTAYVDEMPPLFPGAVGGMMLSSEFRKGFTELAARDLVFDSFLLAPQLPELTDLARQFPDTRIVLDHVGGPMVIGRYDGRLDEAFADWKRDMAELAKAPNVSVKLGGLNMGIAGVDALAREQPFSSEEMVQAQRDYLLTTIDLFGPARCMFESNFPVDMYGISYTVVWNGFKRLTAGFSPEERTQLFSGTAARVYRVDA, encoded by the coding sequence GTGGTTGAAACCGCCCTGGAGCCAGATCTTCCCATCATCGACGCCCACCACCACGTCTGGGTCGGAGAGCCCTTCGGGCATTTCGAACTCTACGACCCGGAGTGGCTGTATGCGGACCTGCAGACGTCCGGCCACAACGTGGTCAAGACGCTCTATGTCGATTCCCATTCGGGCTACCGCGAGGACGGGCCCGAAGCACTGCGGGTCGTGGGTGAAACCGAGTTCGCCGACGACATCGCCAACGAGGCCGTGCGCCGCGGTGGCAAGTCCGCCGGAGCATGCGCCACGATCGTGGCCAGTGCCGACCTGATGTTGGGCACGGCGGTCGGCGAGGTGCTCGATGCGCATCTGGCCACCTCGCCCAGGTTCCGCGGGATCCGCCACATGACAGCCTACGTCGACGAAATGCCGCCGCTATTTCCCGGTGCGGTGGGTGGCATGATGCTGTCTTCCGAGTTCCGCAAGGGTTTCACCGAGCTCGCCGCGCGCGATCTGGTGTTCGATTCGTTCCTGCTTGCGCCGCAGCTTCCCGAGCTCACCGATCTGGCCAGGCAATTCCCCGACACGCGCATCGTGCTCGACCATGTCGGCGGACCGATGGTGATCGGACGGTACGACGGGCGCCTCGACGAAGCCTTCGCCGACTGGAAACGCGACATGGCCGAACTGGCCAAGGCGCCCAACGTCAGCGTCAAGTTGGGTGGGCTCAACATGGGGATCGCCGGCGTTGACGCCTTGGCGCGCGAACAGCCCTTCAGCTCGGAGGAAATGGTGCAGGCGCAGCGCGACTATCTGCTCACCACCATCGATCTGTTCGGCCCTGCGCGATGCATGTTCGAAAGCAATTTTCCCGTTGACATGTACGGCATCTCCTACACCGTGGTGTGGAATGGCTTCAAGCGGCTCACCGCTGGCTTCTCGCCGGAAGAACGGACGCAGCTGTTTTCAGGCACTGCGGCACGGGTGTACCGCGTCGACGCGTAG